In a single window of the Caulobacter soli genome:
- the aroB gene encoding 3-dehydroquinate synthase gives MITTIPVGLGARAYDVVVGTGLIDRAGEFIAPLLKRKRVAVVTDTIVGEHHGERLANALEHAGIATEVILVPPGEETKSFEGLADLSDRLLALNLERGDMVIAFGGGVVGDLTGFAAAIYKRGIDFIQIPTTLLAQVDSSVGGKTAIDTPRGKNLIGAFHQPRLVLADLDILATLPARELACGYAEIIKYGLLGDFAFFEWLETHVQAVLERDTAALVRAVGRSVEMKAEIVAEDEKEAGRRALLNLGHTFGHAVEGEMGFGDALKHGEAVGLGMAQAFRFSVRQGLCSAQDAVRAEAAIKAAGLPTQLSDIRSEPFSADALIAHSAQDKKAEGGLLTFILVRGIGDAFVAKDVDRAALRDFLIEEGAV, from the coding sequence GTGATCACCACCATCCCCGTGGGCCTGGGCGCGCGCGCCTATGACGTGGTCGTCGGCACGGGCCTGATCGACCGCGCGGGCGAGTTCATCGCGCCGCTGCTCAAGCGCAAGCGGGTGGCGGTCGTCACCGACACCATCGTCGGCGAGCACCATGGCGAGCGGCTGGCCAACGCCCTGGAGCACGCGGGGATCGCGACCGAGGTGATCCTGGTGCCGCCCGGCGAGGAGACCAAGAGCTTCGAAGGCCTGGCCGACCTGTCGGACCGCCTGCTGGCCCTGAACCTGGAGCGCGGCGACATGGTCATCGCGTTCGGCGGCGGGGTGGTCGGCGACCTGACCGGCTTCGCCGCGGCGATCTACAAGCGCGGTATCGACTTCATCCAGATCCCCACCACCCTGCTGGCCCAGGTCGATTCGTCCGTCGGCGGAAAGACCGCCATCGACACCCCGCGCGGCAAGAATCTGATCGGCGCCTTCCACCAGCCGCGCCTGGTGCTGGCGGACCTGGACATCCTGGCCACCCTGCCCGCCCGCGAGCTGGCCTGTGGCTACGCCGAGATCATCAAGTACGGCCTGCTGGGCGACTTCGCCTTCTTCGAGTGGCTGGAGACCCACGTCCAGGCCGTGCTGGAGCGCGACACCGCCGCCCTGGTCCGTGCGGTCGGCCGCTCGGTCGAGATGAAGGCCGAGATCGTCGCCGAGGACGAGAAGGAGGCCGGCCGCCGCGCCCTGCTGAATCTCGGCCACACCTTCGGTCACGCGGTCGAGGGCGAGATGGGCTTCGGCGACGCGCTCAAGCACGGCGAGGCCGTGGGCTTGGGCATGGCGCAGGCCTTCCGCTTCTCGGTCCGCCAGGGCCTGTGCTCGGCCCAGGACGCCGTCCGCGCCGAGGCCGCCATCAAGGCCGCCGGCCTGCCGACCCAGCTGTCGGACATCCGCTCCGAGCCGTTCAGCGCCGACGCCCTGATCGCCCACAGCGCCCAGGACAAGAAGGCCGAGGGCGGCCTTTTGACCTTCATCCTGGTGCGCGGGATCGGCGACGCCTTCGTGGCCAAGGACGTGGACCGCGCGGCGCTGCGGGACTTCCTGATCGAGGAAGGCGCGGTCTAG
- a CDS encoding aldo/keto reductase, whose protein sequence is MKTRKLGDGLEVSAIGLGCMGMGQVYGTALDKTDAFKLLARAVELGVTFFDTAEVYGPYTNEVLVGEGLKPFRDKVVIATKFGFDIAPEGAGEGFNRMRGTDSRPEHIRAVAEASLKRLGVEVIDLFYQHRVDPNVPIEDVAGTVKDLIAEGKVKHFGLSEAGPETIRKAHAVQPVAALQSEFSLWFRDLEATTLPVLRELGIGLVPYSPLGRGFLTGAIKADAPLADGDFRRGLPRFQGEALTKNLSLVEALTQIAADKGVTPAQLALAWILAQGEHIAPIPGTTKIGRLEENLGALDVVLSADDLAKIAAAVPETAIAGARYSEAGLAMVGR, encoded by the coding sequence ATGAAGACGCGCAAACTCGGCGACGGGCTGGAAGTCTCGGCCATTGGTCTGGGCTGCATGGGGATGGGCCAGGTCTACGGCACGGCCCTGGACAAGACCGACGCCTTCAAGCTGCTGGCCCGCGCGGTCGAGCTGGGCGTGACCTTCTTCGACACCGCCGAGGTCTATGGCCCCTACACCAACGAGGTGCTGGTCGGCGAAGGCCTCAAGCCCTTCCGCGACAAGGTCGTGATCGCCACCAAGTTCGGCTTCGACATCGCGCCGGAAGGCGCGGGCGAAGGCTTCAACCGCATGCGCGGCACCGACAGCCGGCCCGAGCATATTCGCGCCGTGGCCGAGGCCTCGCTCAAGCGCCTGGGCGTCGAGGTGATCGACCTGTTCTACCAGCACCGCGTCGACCCGAACGTGCCGATCGAGGACGTGGCCGGGACGGTCAAGGACCTGATCGCCGAGGGCAAGGTCAAGCATTTCGGCCTGTCGGAAGCGGGCCCCGAGACCATCCGCAAGGCTCACGCGGTGCAGCCCGTGGCGGCCCTGCAGAGCGAGTTTTCGCTGTGGTTCCGTGACCTGGAGGCGACGACCCTGCCGGTCCTGCGCGAGCTGGGCATCGGCCTGGTGCCCTACAGCCCGCTGGGCCGGGGCTTCCTGACCGGCGCGATCAAGGCCGACGCGCCCCTGGCCGACGGCGACTTCCGCCGCGGCCTGCCGCGCTTCCAGGGCGAGGCCCTGACCAAGAACCTGTCGCTGGTCGAGGCCCTGACCCAGATCGCCGCCGACAAGGGCGTCACCCCGGCCCAGCTGGCCCTGGCCTGGATCCTGGCCCAGGGCGAGCACATCGCGCCGATCCCGGGCACGACCAAGATCGGCCGGCTGGAGGAGAACCTCGGAGCGCTCGACGTCGTACTGTCGGCCGACGACCTGGCCAAGATCGCCGCCGCCGTGCCGGAAACGGCGATCGCGGGCGCGCGGTACAGCGAGGCGGGTTTGGCGATGGTGGGACGGTAA
- a CDS encoding aminotransferase class I/II-fold pyridoxal phosphate-dependent enzyme, whose product MSASEIEPFHAIAISRLAHQMKARGESIIHMEFGQPSTGAPKAAIVTAHHVLDTDGMGYWESPALKAAIAKRYADLDGVEVDPERIILTCGASPALVLALASNFQPGDRVALARPGYVAYRNTLKALNLVPVEIACGAESGFQLTAAHLAALEPAPAGVVIASPANPTGTIIPAAELEAIAEVCRARGIRVVSDEIYHGLSYGEPARSMLAFEPDALIVNSFSKYFSMAAWRLGWVVVPQDQIPRARAFMGNLFLTPPSLSQHAGLVAMDCLDELEGHLDVYRANRALLLDALPALGLASIAPPDGAFYIYADIGHLTDDSLGFCERLLRDTGVATAPGVDFDPVDGGRFIRFSFAVATAEVEEALRRITPWFASQTPLPLAAEPASSR is encoded by the coding sequence ATGTCCGCTTCCGAGATCGAACCCTTCCACGCCATCGCCATCAGCCGTCTGGCCCACCAGATGAAGGCGCGAGGCGAGTCGATCATCCACATGGAGTTCGGCCAGCCCTCGACCGGCGCGCCCAAGGCGGCGATCGTCACCGCGCACCACGTGCTGGACACCGACGGCATGGGCTATTGGGAAAGCCCGGCGCTGAAGGCCGCCATCGCCAAGCGCTACGCCGACCTGGACGGCGTGGAGGTCGATCCCGAGCGGATCATCCTGACCTGCGGCGCCTCGCCGGCCCTGGTGCTGGCCCTGGCGTCCAACTTCCAGCCGGGCGACCGCGTGGCCCTGGCCCGCCCCGGCTACGTGGCCTATCGCAATACGCTCAAGGCCCTGAACCTGGTTCCGGTCGAGATCGCCTGCGGGGCGGAGAGCGGCTTCCAGCTGACCGCCGCGCACCTGGCCGCCCTGGAGCCCGCGCCGGCCGGGGTGGTCATCGCCAGCCCGGCCAATCCGACCGGCACCATCATCCCCGCCGCCGAGCTGGAGGCCATCGCCGAGGTCTGCCGCGCGCGCGGGATCCGCGTCGTCTCCGACGAGATCTATCACGGGCTCAGCTATGGCGAGCCGGCCCGCTCGATGCTGGCGTTCGAGCCCGACGCCCTGATCGTCAACAGCTTCTCCAAGTACTTCAGCATGGCCGCCTGGCGGCTAGGCTGGGTGGTCGTGCCGCAGGACCAGATCCCGCGCGCCCGGGCCTTCATGGGCAACCTGTTCCTGACCCCGCCGTCGCTGAGCCAGCACGCGGGGCTGGTGGCCATGGACTGCCTGGACGAGCTGGAGGGCCACCTCGACGTCTACCGCGCCAACCGCGCCCTGTTGCTGGACGCCCTGCCGGCCCTGGGCCTGGCCTCGATCGCGCCGCCGGACGGGGCCTTCTACATCTATGCCGACATCGGCCATCTGACCGACGACAGCCTGGGTTTCTGCGAGCGGCTGCTGCGCGACACCGGCGTGGCCACCGCGCCCGGCGTCGACTTCGATCCGGTCGACGGGGGGCGGTTCATCCGCTTCAGCTTCGCGGTGGCGACGGCCGAGGTGGAGGAAGCCCTGCGGCGGATCACGCCGTGGTTCGCTTCCCAAACCCCTCTCCCCCTGGCAGCGGAGCCCGCATCCAGTCGATGA
- a CDS encoding esterase-like activity of phytase family protein encodes MPRRLAILLATALVSLTAGAAHAQSQTYKSQTYTTKHWTNAAGDETATLDGQVFVNHGLVGVGRLPAATRDFRDETLGSFSSMALDAKSWRRLKDGSYTGVFWTLPDRGPNNIGGLDTTDYANRIHTHRFTFKPADSKGGGKLTVTPTGGFLLLDQTGKPFTGKDPGPGTLTRDGITYPSPASGEGAGRISLDSEGLARLPDGGFYVSDEYAAGVYLFDRTGRQVGAIAAPPALAPMADGKLNFSAAKPPATGRRNNQGLEAAAVTPDGTRLITILQSATVQDTAGADAATRNNTRILVYDITKTRTPKAPIGHYVLQLPTVRQKADGQPADVTAAQSEMVALNDHQFLVLSRDGNGRGTGKPYDGVFKSILLVDTRGATNLAGTPYEQTAKPVAKAGALVDGIAPVKQVELVNFLNPVQLARFGMNLSTTPSTPYTLSEKLEALALAPALDPKAPNDVFLFVGNDNDFETAKGRVNGQDFDASLTNADGSGVGDNDNVILVYRLTLPTRPR; translated from the coding sequence ATGCCGCGCCGTCTCGCGATCCTGCTCGCCACCGCCTTGGTCAGCCTGACCGCCGGCGCGGCGCACGCCCAATCCCAGACCTACAAGTCCCAGACCTATACGACCAAGCACTGGACCAACGCGGCGGGCGACGAGACGGCGACCCTGGACGGCCAGGTCTTCGTCAATCACGGCCTGGTCGGCGTCGGCCGGCTGCCGGCCGCCACGCGCGATTTCCGGGATGAAACCCTGGGGTCGTTCTCGAGCATGGCGCTCGACGCCAAGTCCTGGCGACGCCTGAAGGACGGGTCCTATACGGGCGTCTTCTGGACCCTGCCCGACCGGGGCCCCAACAATATCGGCGGCCTGGACACCACCGACTACGCCAACCGCATCCACACCCATCGGTTCACGTTCAAGCCCGCCGACTCCAAGGGCGGCGGCAAGCTGACCGTCACCCCCACCGGCGGCTTCCTGCTGCTGGACCAGACCGGCAAGCCGTTCACCGGCAAGGATCCGGGACCGGGAACCCTGACCCGCGACGGGATCACCTATCCGTCGCCGGCCTCGGGCGAGGGCGCGGGCCGCATCAGCCTGGACTCGGAGGGCCTGGCCCGCCTGCCCGACGGCGGCTTCTATGTCTCCGACGAGTACGCCGCCGGCGTCTATCTGTTCGACCGCACTGGCCGGCAGGTCGGGGCGATCGCGGCCCCGCCGGCCCTGGCGCCGATGGCGGACGGCAAGCTGAACTTCTCGGCCGCCAAGCCGCCGGCCACCGGCCGCCGCAACAACCAGGGCCTGGAGGCCGCCGCCGTCACGCCCGACGGGACGCGGCTGATCACCATCCTGCAGAGCGCGACCGTGCAGGACACCGCCGGCGCCGACGCGGCCACCCGCAACAACACCCGCATCCTGGTCTACGACATCACCAAGACCCGGACGCCCAAGGCGCCGATCGGCCACTACGTGCTGCAACTGCCCACCGTGCGCCAGAAGGCCGACGGACAACCGGCCGACGTGACCGCCGCCCAGTCCGAGATGGTGGCGCTGAACGATCACCAGTTCCTGGTGTTGTCGCGCGACGGCAACGGCCGAGGCACGGGCAAGCCCTATGACGGGGTGTTCAAGAGCATCTTGCTGGTCGATACGCGCGGGGCGACCAACCTGGCCGGAACGCCCTACGAGCAGACCGCCAAGCCGGTCGCCAAGGCCGGCGCGCTGGTCGACGGCATCGCGCCGGTCAAGCAGGTCGAGCTGGTCAACTTCCTCAACCCCGTCCAGCTGGCCAGGTTCGGCATGAACCTGTCGACCACGCCGTCGACGCCCTACACTCTGTCGGAGAAGCTGGAGGCCCTGGCCCTGGCGCCCGCCCTGGATCCGAAGGCGCCCAACGACGTCTTCCTGTTCGTGGGCAACGACAACGATTTCGAGACCGCCAAGGGCCGGGTCAACGGCCAGGATTTCGACGCCAGCCTGACCAATGCCGACGGCTCCGGCGTGGGCGACAACGACAATGTCATCCTGGTCTATCGGCTGACGCTGCCGACGCGGCCTCGCTGA
- a CDS encoding shikimate kinase produces MNDDTALSSPDPRAALRRKTIVLVGLMGVGKSSVGRRLATALDLPFRDADNEVEAAAGRSIPEIFAEMGEPAFRDGERRVIARLLDEPAHVLATGGGAFVNPETRALIKSKAVAVWLKADLELLARRVGRKDGRPLLKGRDPMDVLREHATLRYPAYREAHVTVETGDTAHGVAVDAVIQALKSHLSPSESEPQESEFE; encoded by the coding sequence ATGAACGATGACACCGCCCTTTCCAGCCCCGACCCGAGGGCCGCCTTGCGCCGCAAGACCATCGTGCTCGTGGGGCTGATGGGCGTGGGCAAGTCCAGCGTGGGCCGGCGCCTGGCCACGGCGCTGGACCTGCCGTTCCGCGACGCCGACAACGAGGTCGAGGCCGCCGCCGGCCGCTCGATCCCCGAGATCTTCGCCGAGATGGGCGAGCCGGCCTTCCGCGACGGCGAGCGGCGGGTGATCGCCCGGCTGCTGGACGAGCCGGCCCACGTGCTGGCCACCGGCGGCGGGGCCTTCGTCAATCCCGAGACCCGCGCCCTGATTAAGTCCAAGGCCGTGGCCGTCTGGCTGAAGGCCGATCTGGAGCTGCTGGCCCGCCGCGTCGGCCGCAAGGACGGCCGGCCGCTGCTGAAGGGCCGCGACCCGATGGACGTGCTGCGCGAGCACGCCACCCTGCGCTATCCCGCCTATCGCGAAGCCCACGTGACGGTCGAGACCGGCGACACCGCCCACGGCGTGGCGGTCGACGCCGTGATCCAGGCCCTCAAGAGCCACCTGTCGCCTTCCGAAAGCGAGCCCCAAGAAAGCGAGTTCGAGTGA
- a CDS encoding LysR family transcriptional regulator: MDQRPLPDLAVFAMVAQHRSFRAAAQVLGVSASALSHTMRNLETRLDVRLLHRTTRSVAPTEAGERLLARLTPALADIDAALSEVAAFRDRPSGRLRVNIARSAARWLVGPRIGGFLRAYPDVRIEIACDDGLTDIVAGGFDCGVRLGESLQADMIAAPIGRELSQALVCAPSYVETHGAPAQPDDVLAHRCLLFRRASGQPWAWEFERRGREVVVHPPGVLISDENEVIRRACLDGAGLAFLIRDQVADDIAAGRLVSLLDDWCEPFPGFFLYYPSRRQLSPALRAFIDWMRAPLPGGEGFGKRTTA, from the coding sequence ATGGACCAACGCCCCCTGCCCGACCTCGCCGTGTTCGCCATGGTGGCCCAGCATCGCAGCTTTCGCGCCGCCGCCCAGGTGCTGGGCGTCTCGGCCTCTGCGCTCAGCCACACCATGCGCAACCTGGAGACCCGACTGGACGTGCGCCTGCTGCATCGCACGACCCGCAGCGTCGCGCCCACCGAGGCCGGCGAGCGGCTGCTGGCGCGGCTGACCCCCGCCCTGGCCGATATCGACGCGGCCTTGTCGGAGGTGGCGGCGTTCCGCGACCGGCCTTCGGGACGGCTGCGGGTCAACATCGCCCGTTCGGCCGCCCGCTGGCTGGTGGGGCCGCGCATCGGCGGCTTCCTGCGGGCCTATCCGGACGTGCGGATCGAGATCGCCTGCGACGACGGACTGACCGACATCGTGGCCGGCGGCTTCGACTGCGGCGTACGGCTGGGCGAGAGCCTGCAGGCCGACATGATCGCCGCCCCGATCGGCCGTGAACTGAGCCAGGCCCTGGTCTGCGCCCCGTCCTATGTCGAGACCCACGGCGCGCCCGCCCAGCCGGACGACGTGCTGGCCCACCGCTGCCTGCTGTTTCGCCGGGCCAGCGGCCAGCCCTGGGCGTGGGAGTTCGAACGCCGGGGGCGCGAGGTGGTGGTCCACCCGCCCGGCGTGCTGATCAGCGACGAGAACGAGGTGATCCGCCGCGCCTGCCTGGACGGGGCCGGCTTGGCCTTCCTGATCCGCGACCAGGTGGCCGACGACATCGCCGCCGGGCGGCTGGTCTCGTTGCTCGACGACTGGTGCGAGCCCTTCCCCGGCTTCTTCCTCTACTATCCCAGCCGCCGCCAGCTCTCGCCGGCGCTGCGGGCCTTCATCGACTGGATGCGGGCTCCGCTGCCAGGGGGAGAGGGGTTTGGGAAGCGAACCACGGCGTGA
- a CDS encoding VOC family protein, whose protein sequence is MIVLRFEPADERPNARQSEDDAMQKISPFLWFDTQAKEAAEYYVSLFPNSKITSTSPGPGGTVMTVGFELDGQVFTALNGGPHFTFNEAVSFVVRCADAAEVDRYWDTLTADGGQESQCGWLKDKYGLSWQIVPQEFLDLMASPDQAATGRMFAAMMQMKKLDIAKLKAAFEGKA, encoded by the coding sequence TTGATCGTCCTTCGTTTCGAACCGGCCGACGAACGGCCCAACGCCCGCCAGAGTGAGGACGACGCCATGCAGAAGATCAGCCCGTTCCTGTGGTTCGACACCCAGGCGAAGGAGGCCGCCGAGTACTACGTCTCGCTGTTTCCCAATTCGAAGATCACCTCCACCTCGCCCGGGCCGGGCGGCACGGTGATGACCGTCGGCTTCGAGCTGGACGGCCAGGTCTTCACGGCCCTGAACGGCGGGCCGCACTTCACCTTCAACGAGGCGGTGTCGTTCGTGGTCCGCTGCGCCGACGCAGCGGAAGTCGACCGTTACTGGGACACGCTCACCGCCGATGGCGGCCAGGAAAGTCAGTGCGGCTGGTTGAAGGACAAGTACGGCCTGTCCTGGCAGATCGTGCCGCAGGAATTCCTCGACCTGATGGCCAGCCCCGACCAGGCGGCGACGGGCCGGATGTTCGCGGCCATGATGCAGATGAAGAAGCTGGACATCGCCAAGCTGAAGGCGGCGTTCGAGGGGAAGGCCTAA
- a CDS encoding alkylphosphonate utilization protein, translated as MSDETRDSNGNILADGDNVTLIKDLKVKGSGGVTLKRGTLVKNIRLTGDTDEIEANVEKVRGLVLRVEFVKKA; from the coding sequence ATGTCGGACGAAACCCGCGACAGCAACGGCAACATCCTGGCCGACGGCGACAACGTCACCCTGATCAAGGACCTGAAGGTCAAGGGCTCGGGCGGCGTGACGCTGAAGCGCGGGACCCTGGTCAAGAACATCCGCCTGACCGGCGACACCGACGAGATCGAAGCCAATGTCGAGAAGGTCCGCGGCCTGGTGCTGCGGGTGGAGTTCGTGAAGAAGGCCTAG
- a CDS encoding site-specific tyrosine recombinase XerD, translating into MSASAPGWIDAFLEMMAVERAAARNTLTAYEKDLADARLFLASRGDLDGASAEDVEAYFADLGARGLSPATAARRRSALRQFYRFVLGEGWRDDDPSRRVEAPKAGRPLPKVLSRDAVERLIAAAAAKDGAQGLRLACMIELLYASGLRISELLNLSLAALARDPAFLMVKGKGGKERLAPLNDAARTAVKAYLEARPQFLPKGSKDSPWLFPSRAKSGRLTARRVSQLLEDAAIAAGIDRETVSPHVLRHAFATHLLEGGADLRVIQTLLGHADIATTQIYTHVAGDHLAAVVKSKHPLGRKG; encoded by the coding sequence ATGAGCGCTTCCGCGCCAGGCTGGATCGACGCCTTCCTCGAGATGATGGCCGTCGAGCGCGCGGCCGCCCGCAACACCCTGACCGCCTACGAGAAGGACCTGGCCGACGCCCGGCTGTTCCTGGCCTCGCGCGGCGATCTGGACGGCGCGTCGGCGGAAGACGTCGAGGCCTATTTCGCCGATCTTGGCGCGCGCGGCCTGTCGCCGGCCACCGCCGCCCGTCGCCGCTCGGCCCTGCGCCAGTTCTATCGCTTCGTGCTGGGCGAGGGCTGGCGCGACGACGACCCCTCTCGCCGCGTCGAGGCCCCCAAGGCCGGACGGCCCCTGCCCAAGGTGCTGTCGCGCGACGCCGTCGAGCGGCTGATCGCGGCGGCCGCCGCCAAGGACGGCGCCCAGGGCCTGCGCCTGGCCTGCATGATCGAGCTGCTCTACGCCTCGGGCCTGCGAATCTCCGAACTGCTGAACCTGTCCCTGGCGGCCCTGGCTCGCGACCCGGCCTTCCTGATGGTCAAGGGCAAGGGCGGCAAGGAGCGGCTGGCGCCGCTCAATGACGCGGCCCGCACGGCCGTGAAGGCTTATTTGGAGGCAAGGCCGCAATTCCTGCCAAAGGGCTCCAAGGACAGCCCGTGGCTGTTTCCGTCGCGCGCCAAGAGCGGTCGGCTGACCGCGCGGCGGGTCTCGCAACTGCTGGAAGACGCCGCCATCGCCGCCGGCATCGACCGCGAGACCGTCAGCCCCCACGTCCTGCGCCACGCCTTCGCCACCCACCTGCTGGAAGGCGGCGCCGACCTGCGGGTCATCCAGACCCTGCTAGGCCACGCCGACATCGCCACGACCCAGATCTACACCCACGTGGCGGGCGATCACCTGGCGGCGGTGGTGAAGTCCAAGCATCCGTTGGGACGGAAGGGCTAG